One segment of Ricinus communis isolate WT05 ecotype wild-type chromosome 8, ASM1957865v1, whole genome shotgun sequence DNA contains the following:
- the LOC8281568 gene encoding uncharacterized protein At1g51745, whose product MGSSDDPNSNIKAIDASVGSLVWVRRRNGSWWPGRIMGLDEISEGSLVSPRSGTPVKLLGREDASVDWYNLEKSKRVKAFRCGEYDECIEKAKANAANGNRKAVKYARREDAILHALEIENTRLGKDRVNFFPRNNDSGGELGSSAKDSPSMSDSGEEDVRMTEDEEEEEEEEEEDEEEEESDSGNSKEDSESDSDSGSDSDSDSGSVSDSDSDSGSGSDSGSDSAPELSQSGISFEEPNHFGATKTQPVQGKRRRTPNDSEDDGTEGIKRMRGLEDLGMVVGDSNAGNCLSNGSPMNGSKGYNSSMKRKRSQVANVHEFLKRKNRRRPLTKVLESTAMVSVPVICDQIPNSTGSPLHGLSESKVSGIDSNESRKSFCVIVNNTSESTGISCENGASLNPSEHAHDTSYVNCKLKQENDASGVSGFAENDSSDRLFDVPFVGEEKHSAGFSPVFVPSSGRHLVGGLGRQSSQGSQAEAACLKNGGLNESGSTSSAPAQFNNFSQRMERDTSKWQLKGKRNSRHISKNRKQEKRKYLSMNDEPNAYLAGLEHFDGFFQGSGQKADCDSTRGPLASYNCNLPVNFKGFAGSHVEGVRDWRKSFSHRENHVRGAMMEVSLSPQRLLPYRQSRFTVNSRYQTSDFPGRTITDSKLYDVKLEVKANYQPQNVPLVSLMSKLNGKAIIGRPLTIGHLADGYCDVIVSSIECDPTRVYAVEAPQGVRNSESGRIPAKHITMQPRFSPSKSPKRKSGLLSKKIRKLSSLTGNKEEYRKPVVEKLKGPVIACIPLKVVFSRINEAVNGSARQTHRALTSSNS is encoded by the exons ATGGGTAGCTCTGATGACCCTAACAGCAACATTAAGGCTATTGATGCTTCAGTGGGCAGTTTAGTTTGGGTTCGCCGTCGAAACGGGTCTTGGTGGCCGGGTCGGATTATGGGTCTTGACGAGATTTCTGAGGGTAGTTTGGTTTCACCGAGATCAGGCACTCCTGTTAAGCTTCTGGGTCGTGAGGATGCTAGTGT GGACTGGTATAATCTGGAAAAATCAAAGAGAGTGAAGGCATTTCGATGTGGGGAGTATGATGAATGCATTGAGAAGGCGAAGGCAAATGCAGCAAATGGAAATAGGAAGGCTGTGAAATATGCTCGAAGGGAAGATGCCATTCTTCATGCCCTGGAAATTGAAAATACTCGCCTAGGGAAAGATCGTGTCAATTTCTTTCCTAGAAATAATGACTCAGGTGGTGAGCTTGGTTCCTCAGCTAAAGACTCACCTAGCATGTCTGATTCTGGTGAAGAAGATGTGCGTATGACAGAAGATgaagaggaagaggaggaagaagaagaagaagatgaagaagaagaagagagtgACTCTGGTAATTCTAAAGAAGACTCAGAGTCTGATTCAGATTCAGGTTCAGATTCAGATTCAGATTCAGGTTCAGTTTCAGATTCAGACTCAGATTCAGGCTCAGGTTCAGATTCTGGATCAGATTCAGCACCAGAATTATCTCAATCTGGTATATCTTTTGAAGAGCCCAATCATTTTGGTGCTACTAAGACGCAACCTGTACAGGGAAAACGAAGAAGAACGCCAAATGATTCAGAGGATGATGGAACAGAAGGCATTAAGCGTATGAGAGGGCTTGAGGACCTTGGAATGGTTGTAGGAGATTCAAATGCTGGGAATTGCTTGTCAAATGGCAGTCCTATGAACGGCAGCAAAGGTTATAACTCAtccatgaaaagaaagagatctCAAGTAGCAAATGTTCATGagttcttaaaaagaaaaaatcgcCGCCGACCATTGACAAAAGTTTTGGAGAGTACAGCAATGGTGTCTGTTCCAGTTATTTGCGACCAAATTCCCAATTCAACTGGTTCACCTCTACATGGATTATCTGAAAGCAAAGTTTCTGGTATAGATTCTAATGAATCTAGAAAAAGCTTTTGTGTAATAGTTAATAATACCTCAGAAAGTACTGGAATTTCGTGCGAGAATGGTGCATCTCTAAATCCTTCTGAACATGCTCATGATACTTCCTATGTCAATTGCAAGCTGAAGCAGGAGAATGATGCTTCTGGGGTATCAGGGTTTGCAGAGAATGACTCTTCAGATAGGTTATTTGACGTTCCATTTGTTGGGGAGGAAAAACATTCTGCAG GTTTTTCTCCTGTGTTTGTGCCTTCCTCAGGAAGGCATCTAGTTGGTGGATTGGGGAGGCAATCTAGTCAAGGTAGTCAAGCAGAAGCCGCATGTCTGAAAAATGGAGGACTCAATGAATCTGGCTCTACCAGTTCAGCGCCCGCTCAATTTAATAACTTCAGCCAAAGGATGGAGAGAGATACGTCAAAGTGGCAGTTGAAAGGAAAGAGGAATTCAAGACATATcagtaaaaatagaaaacaagagaagagaaaatatTTGTCCATGAATGATGAACCCAATGCTTATTTGGCAGGTTTGGAGCACTTTGATGGATTCTTTCAGGGATCTGGTCAGAAAGCAGATTGTGATAGCACTAGAGGGCCCCTTGCTTCATACAATTGCAACTTGCCAGTAAATTTCAAAGGGTTTGCTGGTAGCCATGTTGAGGGTGTCCGTGATTGGCGCAAATCTTTTTCTCATAGGGAAAATCATGTGAGAGGGGCCATGATGGAGGTGTCCTTGTCCCCTCAAAGGTTGCTTCCCTATCGTCAATCGCGCTTTACGGTTAACTCCAGGTATCAGACATCAGATTTTCCTGGCAGAACTATCACTGATTCTAAACTATATGATGTTAAGCTTGAAGTCAAGGCAAACTACCAGCCACAAAATGTTCCACTGGTTTCCCTCATGAGTAAATTGAATGGCAAAGCTATTATTGGCCGCCCGTTGACAATTGGACATCTAGCTGATGGATACTGCGATGTTATTGTCAGTAGCATTGAATGCGATCCAACTCGTGTATATGCTGTAGAAGCCCCACAAGGGGTGCGGAATTCAGAATCTGGAAGGATTCCTGCCAAGCATATAACAATGCAACCGCGATTCTCACCGAGTAAATCACCTAAAAGGAAAAGTGGGCTTTTGTCTAAAAAGATCCGGAAACTATCGTCATTGACTGGTAATAAAGAAGAATATAGAAAACCAGTGGTGGAGAAACTCAAGGGTCCGGTCATAGCTTGTATCCCTCTCAAAGTAGTGTTTAGTAGGATAAATGAGGCAGTGAATGGCTCGGCACGACAGACACACCGGGCCTTAACATCAAGCAACTCATGA
- the LOC8281569 gene encoding 60S ribosomal protein L28-2, whose protein sequence is MATVPGQLIWEAVKKNNCFLVKQFGRGSASVQFSKEPNNLYNLNSYKHSGLSNKKTVSIQAGKDQSVILATTKTKKQNRPSALLHKSVMKKEFRRMAKAVQNQVGDNYYRPDLKKAALARLSVVHRSLKVAKSGVKKRNRQAQK, encoded by the exons ATGGCGACCGTACCAGGACAACTGATATGGGAGGCAGTGAAAAAGAACAATTGCTTCTTGGTGAAGCAGTTTGGTAGAGGATCTGCAAGCGTTCAATTTAGTAAAGAACCTAACAATCTCTACAATCTCAATTCCTACAAACACTCTG GATTGTCAAATAAGAAAACAGTGAGTATTCAGGCAGGAAAAGACCAATCTGTGATTCTTGCAACAACTAAGACCAAGAAACAGAACAGACCTTCTGCTTTGCTTCATAAGTCTGTTATGAAGAAGGAGTTTCGCCGCATGGCTAAGGCTGTCCAGAACCAG GTTGGCGATAACTATTACAGGCCTGATTTAAAGAAAGCAGCTCTTGCTAGGTTGAGTGTTGTTCATAGGAGCCTGAAGGTGGCCAAATCCGGTGTCAAGAAGAGGAACAGACAAGCTCAGAAGTGA
- the LOC8281570 gene encoding GTP-binding protein YPTM2 has protein sequence MMPEYDYLFKLLLIGDSGVGKSCLLLRFADDSYIESYISTIGVDFKIRTVEQDGKTIKLQIWDTAGQERFRTITSSYYRGAHGIIIVFDVTDEESFRNVKGWLTEIDKFATDNINKLLVGNKCDVTNKRVVSNETAKAFADEIGIPFLETSAKNATNVEDAFMTMAAEIKKRMASQPAANAVRPTTVPIRGKPVNQSTTCCSS, from the exons ATGATGCCTGAATA TGACTATCTCTTCAAGCTTTTGCTCATTGGAGATTCTGGCGTTGGCAAGTCATGCCTTCTGCTGAGATTTGCA GACGACTCTTACATTGAGAGCTACATTAGTACGATTGGTGTTGACTTT AAAATCCGAACAGTCGAGCAAGATGGAAAGACCATTAAACTTCAAATT TGGGATACTGCTGGTCAAGAACGATTTCGCACAATTACAAGCAGCTATTATCGTGGTGCCCATGGAATTATT ATTGTCTTTGATGTCACAGATGAAGAAAGCTTCAGAAATGTGAAGGGATGGCTGACAGAAATTGATAAGTTTGCAACTGATAATATTAACAAGCTCTTGGTTGGTAACAAATGTGATGTAACCAACAAGAGGGTGGTGTCCAATGAGACGGCAAAG GCATTTGCAGATGAGATAGGTATTCCATTTCTAGAAACGAGTGCCAAGAATGCTACTAATGTAGAGGATGCCTTCATGACAATGGCTgcagaaataaagaaaag AATGGCCAGTCAACCAGCAGCAAATGCGGTTAGACCAACCACAGTGCCCATCCGTGGAAAACCTGTCAACCAAAGTACCACTTGCTGCTCATCTTAA